From a region of the Labrus mixtus chromosome 5, fLabMix1.1, whole genome shotgun sequence genome:
- the fgf5 gene encoding fibroblast growth factor 5: protein MNVPLYLLTVTHLLFAAAGAQRVSVERQLLEEEIRPGRRTCRLYCRVGIGFHLQIHPDGRVNGSHEANQLSVLELFAVSQGVIGIKGVYSNRFLSMNKRGRLHATEWFSDDCKFRERFQENSYNTYASLLHRNQRTGRDWFVALNKRGKAKMGSSPRVKSQHVSTHFLPRVSTHDNRQRGFTITDRGKDRRKAPAPPKPMTKANVHAGTAPRRTQVKYWPKYRFG, encoded by the exons ATGAATGTTCCTCTCTACCTTCTGACCGTCACTCACTTGCTTTTTGCCGCCGCCGGAGCTCAGCGCGTCTCTGTGGAGCGACAACTTCTGGAGGAGGAGATCCGGCCGGGACGCAGGACGTGCAGGCTCTACTGTCGGGTCGGCATCGGCTTCCACCTCCAGATTCATCCCGACGGCAGAGTAAACGGCAGCCATGAGGCCAACCAGCTGa GTGTCCTGGAGCTCTTCGCCGTCTCTCAGGGGGTCATCGGCATCAAAGGGGTCTACAGCAACAGATTCCTGTCCATGAATAAAAGAGGACGCCTCCACGCCACG GAGTGGTTCTCTGACGACTGTAAGTTCAGGGAGCGTTTCCAGGAGAACAGCTACAACACGTATGCCTCGCTCCTCCACAGGAACCAGCGGACGGGGCGCGACTGGTTCGTGGCCCTCAACAAGAGAGGGAAAGCTAAGATGGGCTCCAGCCCGCGGGTCAAATCGCAGCACGTCTCCACCCACTTCCTGCCCAGAGTCAGCACGCACGACAACCGTCAGCGAGGCTTCACCATCACCGACCGGGGCAAAGACAGGAGGAAAGCCCCGGCCCCGCCCAAACCTATGACCAAGGCTAACGTCCACGCAGGGACGGCGCCGAGACGAACGCAGGTCAAATACTGGCCCAAGTACCGGTTTGGATAG